The following proteins are co-located in the Leptolyngbya sp. SIO1E4 genome:
- a CDS encoding phycobilisome linker polypeptide yields the protein MMGQNAFGTSTASPAQGRVFLYEVSGMRQNEETDKNGYPIRSSDNVFIKVPYSRMNQEMQRITRMGGKIVSIQPLNSADA from the coding sequence ATGATGGGTCAGAACGCTTTCGGGACTTCGACTGCATCCCCTGCTCAGGGGCGAGTATTTTTGTATGAAGTCAGCGGTATGCGTCAGAACGAAGAAACCGATAAGAATGGGTACCCCATTCGTAGTAGCGACAACGTCTTTATTAAGGTGCCTTATAGTCGCATGAATCAAGAGATGCAGCGCATCACTCGCATGGGCGGGAAGATCGTAAGCATTCAACCGTTGAATTCTGCAGATGCCTAA
- a CDS encoding GNAT family N-acetyltransferase — protein sequence MALVPASFKVPTTLVTDSFCLRPLTIHDIVRDYDAVMTSQPELWQRFSEPWSWPAANLSLEQDLIDLAWHQKEAQRRQSFAYAVMNLEATQQVGCVYVDPPLNPGYEASVWYWVRTSELSSGLEEHLGGAIRQWIEADWPFHRVEYPGREA from the coding sequence ATGGCCCTTGTCCCCGCATCCTTTAAAGTTCCTACAACGCTCGTCACTGACTCTTTTTGCCTGCGTCCCCTGACCATTCACGACATTGTGCGAGACTATGACGCGGTGATGACTAGCCAGCCAGAACTCTGGCAGCGCTTTAGTGAGCCCTGGAGCTGGCCTGCCGCTAATCTCTCCCTAGAGCAGGATCTGATTGATTTAGCCTGGCATCAAAAAGAAGCCCAGAGGCGACAGTCTTTTGCCTATGCTGTGATGAATCTGGAGGCAACCCAGCAGGTGGGCTGTGTCTATGTTGACCCGCCCTTGAACCCTGGCTATGAGGCCTCCGTGTGGTATTGGGTGCGCACCAGTGAACTGTCATCGGGGCTAGAAGAGCACCTGGGAGGGGCCATACGCCAATGGATTGAGGCAGATTGGCCCTTTCATCGCGTAGAGTATCCAGGCAGGGAGGCATAA
- a CDS encoding tetratricopeptide repeat protein: MQRSHGAVLDKIPLEQKTLISSQQEHPQSLKIEQQRCLFAEANQWLKQGVAQHRQGNVTAALADFQQALQVFRTLSQPGSEAKVLMAMAHLYYGLADYLWAVDHARQGLTIAYRLTNKALMHQALSCLGNSYRHLGDLEKAQACMVQSLKLAQELEDVEAEMRALSNLALIYRVKGDPEKAVALYEQSLLVAEAQHDNAATEQILRNLGNTYYALDNPQKTIEYYDRLLQLARDRMELKVVNKILRNLNSACYALGDYTRAVVYLQERLRLVRRLQDLRGEAQILESLAITYDTLGEITKALQAREERLKVAIALKDIPLQRQALSSLKMACLAEGDFDRMRRYLNYLTESI; encoded by the coding sequence ATGCAGCGGAGCCACGGCGCGGTGCTCGATAAAATTCCTTTAGAGCAGAAAACGCTGATTTCATCTCAACAAGAACACCCGCAGTCTTTAAAAATAGAACAGCAAAGATGCCTGTTTGCTGAAGCGAACCAATGGTTAAAACAAGGGGTTGCCCAGCATCGTCAGGGTAACGTGACGGCAGCTTTAGCTGACTTTCAACAAGCCCTTCAGGTTTTTCGCACCTTGTCTCAACCGGGCTCAGAGGCAAAGGTGCTGATGGCCATGGCCCACCTTTACTATGGTCTTGCTGACTATCTATGGGCCGTTGACCATGCTCGCCAGGGACTAACCATCGCATACCGCCTGACGAATAAAGCCTTGATGCATCAGGCTCTCAGTTGTTTGGGCAACAGTTATCGTCACTTAGGCGATTTGGAGAAGGCCCAGGCTTGCATGGTTCAAAGTCTAAAGCTCGCACAAGAGTTAGAAGATGTTGAAGCAGAGATGCGTGCTTTGAGCAATCTGGCTCTGATTTACCGAGTCAAAGGAGACCCTGAAAAAGCCGTCGCCCTCTATGAGCAAAGCTTGCTTGTGGCTGAAGCTCAGCACGATAATGCTGCAACTGAACAAATTTTGCGGAATTTGGGAAACACCTACTACGCTCTGGACAATCCTCAAAAAACCATTGAGTACTATGATCGCCTCCTACAGTTGGCTCGCGATCGCATGGAGCTAAAGGTCGTCAACAAAATTCTCCGCAATCTGAACAGTGCCTGCTATGCCCTGGGAGATTACACGCGTGCAGTCGTCTATCTTCAGGAGAGGCTCCGCTTGGTGCGACGCCTACAAGATTTGCGGGGAGAGGCACAAATCTTAGAAAGTTTGGCAATTACCTACGACACCCTGGGTGAGATCACCAAAGCCCTACAAGCTCGGGAAGAACGCCTAAAAGTGGCCATAGCGCTCAAAGATATTCCCCTGCAGCGCCAAGCATTATCAAGTTTAAAGATGGCGTGTTTGGCAGAGGGTGACTTTGATCGCATGCGGCGTTATCTGAACTATCTGACAGAATCCATTTAA
- a CDS encoding HEAT repeat domain-containing protein: MKDTLSISNLIDAVEAADSAPALVQAVRSLAAAQSPEAIPTLIKVLGFNNPGAAVAAVDGLVTLGREAVPALLAQLDGYNYGARAWAIRALAIIGDPRALDILVETARGDFALSVRRAAAKGLGLIDWRQLPVAERAIAQASALSALQVALADPEWVVRYATVMGLAGLAATLKAQGEDISEIQAQLQTCARDDSEVVVRARAQWALTQG, from the coding sequence GTGAAAGATACCCTTTCAATTTCAAACCTGATTGATGCTGTTGAGGCTGCGGACTCTGCTCCCGCTTTAGTGCAGGCGGTGCGATCGCTGGCTGCAGCCCAGTCTCCAGAGGCAATTCCGACGCTGATTAAAGTGCTGGGGTTTAATAACCCAGGGGCTGCCGTGGCAGCGGTGGATGGGCTTGTGACCCTAGGTCGAGAAGCGGTTCCTGCCCTGCTGGCGCAGTTAGACGGGTATAACTATGGCGCTCGGGCTTGGGCGATTCGTGCCCTGGCCATCATTGGCGACCCTCGGGCGCTGGATATTTTGGTGGAGACGGCTCGAGGAGATTTTGCCCTGAGTGTTCGACGGGCAGCCGCAAAAGGATTGGGATTGATCGATTGGCGACAGCTGCCAGTTGCAGAAAGAGCGATCGCACAAGCCTCAGCCCTGTCAGCATTGCAGGTTGCCTTAGCAGATCCAGAGTGGGTGGTGCGGTATGCCACGGTGATGGGCCTTGCTGGCCTGGCAGCAACCCTCAAAGCTCAGGGGGAAGACATTTCTGAAATTCAAGCCCAGCTCCAAACCTGTGCCCGTGACGATAGTGAGGTTGTGGTGCGCGCCCGAGCCCAGTGGGCGCTGACTCAGGGGTAA
- a CDS encoding class I SAM-dependent methyltransferase, with the protein MSEALRISEAVAKLYDTYPFPPEPLLDEPPPGYNWRWNWLTAYAFCTGQKPVNPRIRILDAGCGTGVGTEYLVHLNPEATVVGIDLSAGALAVAQERCQKSGATRVEFQHLSLFDVEQVPGEFDLINCVGVLHHTPDPIRGIQALAKKLAPGGLFHIFVYGELGRWEIKLMQEAIALLQGEQRGNYQDGVAVGRQLFATLPENNRLRQREQERWSWENQRDECFADMYVHPQEIDYNVNTVFELIDASGLEFVGFSNPQVWDLARLIGKAPDLLERAQHLSDRQRYRLIELLDPSAITHYEFFLARPPLPKQDWLADDELLRALPEPSPCLDKWRDSPQFFNQDYQLVNLEPLEWQFLLACDNAQDPSKSVGELLQGSEITLNHVRSLQQQNLILLTPSSK; encoded by the coding sequence ATGTCAGAGGCTCTACGCATCAGTGAAGCTGTCGCCAAGCTCTACGATACTTACCCTTTTCCCCCAGAACCGTTATTAGATGAACCCCCACCGGGCTATAACTGGCGGTGGAACTGGTTAACTGCCTATGCCTTTTGCACCGGGCAAAAGCCTGTCAACCCAAGAATTCGAATCCTAGACGCTGGTTGCGGCACGGGGGTAGGGACAGAATATTTGGTACATCTCAACCCAGAAGCCACCGTAGTGGGCATTGACCTCAGCGCTGGGGCCTTAGCCGTGGCCCAAGAGCGGTGTCAAAAATCTGGGGCGACTCGGGTCGAGTTTCAACACCTGAGCCTGTTTGATGTTGAACAGGTACCAGGAGAGTTTGACCTGATCAACTGTGTTGGGGTTTTGCACCATACACCAGACCCTATTCGGGGGATTCAGGCGCTGGCGAAAAAACTTGCCCCTGGTGGTCTGTTCCATATTTTTGTGTATGGGGAACTGGGCCGCTGGGAAATCAAACTCATGCAGGAAGCCATTGCCCTGTTACAGGGTGAGCAGCGGGGTAACTATCAGGACGGCGTTGCCGTAGGGCGACAGCTATTTGCCACCCTGCCTGAAAACAATCGACTCCGCCAGCGAGAGCAAGAACGCTGGTCTTGGGAGAATCAGCGAGATGAATGCTTTGCTGATATGTATGTGCACCCCCAGGAGATTGACTACAACGTCAATACAGTTTTTGAGTTAATCGATGCCTCTGGATTAGAGTTTGTCGGCTTTTCTAACCCCCAGGTGTGGGATCTGGCTCGCTTAATTGGCAAAGCTCCTGATTTACTAGAACGGGCGCAACATTTGAGCGATCGCCAACGATATCGACTGATTGAACTCCTAGATCCTTCAGCCATTACCCATTACGAGTTTTTCCTGGCGCGCCCCCCCTTGCCCAAACAAGACTGGCTCGCAGATGACGAACTGCTACGCGCCCTCCCTGAACCCAGCCCGTGTTTAGATAAGTGGCGAGACAGTCCGCAATTTTTCAACCAGGACTATCAGCTGGTGAACTTAGAGCCCCTAGAGTGGCAGTTTTTACTCGCCTGTGACAACGCCCAAGACCCCTCTAAATCTGTGGGTGAGCTGTTACAGGGGTCAGAGATCACGCTGAATCATGTGCGATCGCTCCAGCAGCAAAACCTCATTTTGCTCACCCCAAGTTCAAAATAG
- a CDS encoding trypsin-like serine protease has translation MTDSQIPELTASAYSQAGDFSQIQIAPLIVAGDPNPNNALEADSPEQRIDPNLATSPYAGVGSLEIVAPGIGSFLCSGAAISTNHVLTAAHCLDTEGDDGILDLLPENVTFNVNAQGESAPPLAILADALNIFDTGTERYEGFTTSINNDLAIITLSQALPEGIPIYELSRDPLPLNSVITLVGYGTTGNGIEGHRSGTANPTIKRVGQNAVDDASLFSALISETDEVFTFDFDGPDASTNTLAALGSGVTLGNQIETTIGPGDSGGPSFIPEGDRLRLVGVNTFGFALPDLERPQTEVVQGTFGTGGGGVLISDPDKLAWIESIIGTAPDAELGSIQGVKWHDLNGDGDRDPSEPTIPDWTIYLDLNGNNVLDIGEPTALTDEAGTYTFSGLESGTYIVAEVPQTGWQQTFPAAGTVERFRADFSDGTVPDLDGFTVDNTGAPVPGLWHLTTGRGAQPGHSPEHSLYFGQNESAIGGGNYDVGHTAGRVTSPEIDLTGLVSAELTFNYFLNVEFSSQVDDVQVLVAQNNGSFQPLASKGDPLTVVSNAAERWLEASIDLSDYVGSTVQVQFDFDTVDSLINGLEGWFIDDVVVQGVGSDRHTVVLGAGQTVTGIDFGNLNNDLLPTTSVALGLFDYEQFLRYQTPDATAPIESVDGLPLAQLFDETFYLNQNPDVAAAVNGGIFASGYAHFVALGLAEGRNPSILYDEAFYLSSHRDVAQAVNMGFFASGLDHFLQRGHEEGRDPSSAFSQADYLINNPGVATAVNGNAFQSGFEHYLKFGANENRLPMLSLYNEAFYLQNNPGVSAAVARGDFADGLEHFARFGQFEQRSPSSRFDPGSYLSANPDVAAAVNAGFLASAFEHYVAFGRFEGRPVA, from the coding sequence ATGACAGATTCTCAAATCCCCGAGCTGACTGCCAGTGCGTATTCTCAAGCAGGGGATTTTTCGCAAATTCAAATTGCCCCGCTGATTGTGGCAGGAGATCCTAATCCCAACAATGCATTGGAAGCAGATTCTCCTGAGCAGCGAATCGACCCCAATCTAGCCACATCTCCCTACGCCGGTGTCGGCAGTTTGGAAATTGTGGCACCAGGGATTGGCTCATTTTTGTGTAGTGGTGCCGCAATTTCCACCAATCATGTCTTGACAGCCGCCCATTGTTTGGATACGGAGGGCGATGACGGCATCCTTGATCTCCTGCCTGAAAATGTCACTTTCAACGTAAACGCCCAAGGCGAGTCGGCGCCTCCACTCGCGATTTTGGCCGATGCCCTGAATATTTTTGACACAGGTACAGAGCGCTATGAAGGGTTTACAACTAGCATCAACAACGATTTAGCGATCATTACCCTTAGCCAGGCACTTCCAGAAGGCATTCCCATTTATGAACTGTCTCGGGATCCATTGCCCCTCAACAGTGTGATTACCCTGGTGGGCTATGGAACAACGGGTAATGGCATTGAAGGGCACCGTTCAGGTACCGCCAACCCCACCATTAAACGGGTAGGGCAAAATGCAGTCGATGATGCCAGTCTCTTCTCTGCCTTAATCTCAGAAACCGATGAAGTATTTACGTTTGACTTTGATGGCCCCGATGCCTCAACCAACACCCTAGCGGCGCTAGGGTCTGGAGTGACTCTGGGGAACCAAATTGAAACCACTATTGGGCCTGGAGATTCAGGGGGCCCCAGCTTTATCCCTGAGGGCGACCGTTTACGGCTAGTGGGAGTCAATACCTTTGGGTTTGCCTTGCCAGATTTAGAACGTCCTCAAACTGAAGTAGTTCAGGGCACATTTGGCACCGGGGGCGGGGGGGTTTTGATCTCTGATCCAGACAAGCTCGCTTGGATAGAAAGCATCATCGGTACAGCGCCTGATGCTGAGCTTGGCAGCATCCAAGGGGTTAAATGGCATGACCTGAATGGAGATGGCGATCGCGACCCCTCAGAACCGACCATACCCGACTGGACAATTTACCTCGACTTAAATGGGAATAACGTCCTCGATATCGGTGAACCCACTGCCCTGACTGACGAGGCAGGCACCTACACCTTCTCTGGATTGGAGTCAGGCACCTACATCGTGGCAGAAGTTCCCCAAACAGGATGGCAACAAACCTTTCCGGCAGCAGGCACAGTTGAGCGCTTCAGGGCTGACTTCAGTGACGGCACAGTACCAGATCTAGATGGCTTTACCGTAGACAACACGGGGGCTCCGGTTCCAGGTTTATGGCATTTAACCACTGGGCGGGGCGCACAGCCGGGGCATTCCCCTGAACATAGCTTGTATTTTGGTCAAAATGAATCTGCTATTGGCGGGGGAAATTACGACGTCGGGCATACGGCTGGGCGAGTGACGTCTCCTGAAATCGATCTGACCGGCTTAGTGAGTGCGGAGTTGACTTTCAACTACTTCCTCAATGTCGAGTTTAGTTCTCAGGTTGATGATGTTCAGGTTCTAGTTGCCCAGAATAATGGCTCTTTTCAACCTCTGGCGTCGAAGGGAGATCCTTTGACCGTCGTATCAAATGCCGCAGAGCGATGGTTAGAGGCCAGCATAGACCTGAGTGACTATGTCGGGAGTACTGTTCAAGTTCAGTTTGACTTCGATACGGTTGATAGTCTCATTAATGGCCTAGAGGGATGGTTTATTGATGATGTGGTAGTGCAAGGTGTCGGCAGCGATCGCCACACAGTTGTTTTAGGTGCGGGTCAAACCGTTACCGGCATTGACTTTGGCAACCTTAATAATGATCTGTTGCCAACAACGAGTGTCGCCCTGGGTCTCTTTGACTACGAACAGTTTCTGCGCTACCAAACCCCAGACGCTACAGCCCCGATAGAGAGCGTCGATGGTCTGCCCCTAGCCCAACTCTTTGATGAGACGTTCTATCTAAATCAGAATCCCGATGTTGCCGCTGCAGTCAATGGCGGCATTTTTGCCTCAGGCTATGCCCATTTTGTGGCCCTTGGGTTGGCCGAAGGACGCAACCCCAGCATCTTGTATGATGAGGCGTTCTATTTATCGAGTCATCGCGATGTCGCCCAAGCGGTGAACATGGGTTTCTTTGCCAGTGGCTTAGACCATTTTCTCCAGAGGGGTCATGAGGAAGGGCGTGACCCCAGCAGTGCCTTTAGCCAGGCTGACTATTTGATCAATAATCCAGGGGTAGCGACAGCCGTCAATGGCAATGCTTTCCAAAGTGGGTTTGAACATTACCTCAAGTTTGGGGCTAATGAAAACCGACTTCCGATGCTGTCTCTATACAACGAAGCCTTTTATCTACAGAATAATCCGGGCGTCTCAGCTGCTGTAGCCAGAGGCGATTTCGCCGATGGTTTAGAGCACTTTGCCCGCTTTGGTCAGTTTGAACAGCGCAGCCCGAGTTCACGGTTTGACCCAGGCAGTTACCTGTCAGCTAACCCCGACGTCGCGGCAGCAGTGAATGCGGGGTTCTTGGCCAGCGCCTTTGAGCACTATGTGGCCTTTGGGCGGTTTGAAGGACGCCCTGTTGCGTAG
- a CDS encoding HEAT repeat domain-containing protein has product MADIEITGESLTVDQAIANLQQTEDSSLRYYAAWWLGRFRVKEPLVIAALEAALDDTTDRSPEGGYPLRRNAARALGKLGDLSVVPALTRSLACEDYYVREAAAQALAELGDSQCVSALLARLEGGMDAAVQVPGKPHLTEPYGAILEALGALGATVAIAQIQPFLTHRFATVQNAAARALYQLTGDEQYAARLMTTLQDNNLQLRRSALMDLGAIGYLPAAEAIAATLTENSLKLIALKGLLDHQLSNSPDYPLDLTPRTLEVMALMDGLL; this is encoded by the coding sequence ATGGCTGATATCGAAATTACAGGCGAGTCGCTGACGGTTGATCAGGCGATCGCAAACCTCCAGCAAACGGAAGATTCTAGCCTGCGATACTATGCTGCCTGGTGGCTGGGCCGCTTTCGAGTGAAGGAGCCGTTGGTGATTGCCGCCCTAGAAGCTGCTTTGGACGATACGACCGATCGTTCTCCAGAGGGGGGGTATCCTCTCCGGCGCAACGCGGCACGGGCATTAGGTAAGCTAGGAGACCTGTCCGTTGTGCCTGCGCTCACCCGCAGTTTGGCCTGTGAAGATTACTACGTGCGCGAAGCCGCTGCCCAGGCATTAGCAGAATTGGGAGATAGTCAGTGTGTTTCTGCGCTTCTGGCCCGTTTAGAGGGTGGCATGGACGCCGCCGTACAGGTGCCTGGAAAGCCTCATCTGACTGAACCCTATGGGGCCATTTTGGAAGCCCTCGGCGCCCTCGGGGCAACGGTCGCGATTGCCCAAATTCAGCCTTTCTTAACCCATCGTTTTGCGACTGTGCAAAATGCAGCGGCCCGTGCGCTGTATCAGCTTACCGGTGACGAGCAGTATGCCGCTCGCCTGATGACAACGCTGCAAGATAACAACCTGCAGCTGCGCCGATCTGCCTTGATGGATTTGGGGGCGATCGGTTATTTACCAGCAGCAGAGGCGATCGCAGCCACCCTCACCGAAAATAGCCTCAAGCTGATTGCCCTCAAGGGGCTGCTAGACCATCAACTCAGCAATTCGCCAGATTATCCCCTCGACCTCACCCCTCGAACCCTTGAAGTCATGGCTCTGATGGATGGCTTATTATGA
- a CDS encoding tetratricopeptide repeat protein, with protein MKRLLQSWVQSQHGKYLLRRGLNLMQQGNVAAAIPTFTEALSKHLKPEEIYLKRGVAHWQQQAFDAALADFDQAIALCPHDARAYGYRGLVCYQMGNEAEALNGWAIALEYQPNDATIRYNRGLVYAQKQQHEAALADFDIALETNPLLAEGYLHRGKVKYQLEDIIGAVKDWELALCNDLRLEEAHHLLVKLRRSAEDETLQNHFIDLLPEGCSVTVEMQGSLLVLSLHRPVGTPISYFKLPEVLQKRLLEVQLPGVRKFRLVAKAGDSSLSEWDHTYGIYDKVPCPPTHWQAALATTLLLFPPFGIVALVYSAQVRQAYQRGDYPIAARLSYTVKKLCFSSGAIMGLMLFFLASYGVYTNVDVEYPNPSAKTAFISDSDAAEEKL; from the coding sequence ATGAAACGACTGTTGCAATCCTGGGTGCAGAGTCAACACGGTAAATATCTATTACGGCGTGGCTTGAATCTCATGCAGCAGGGAAATGTCGCTGCTGCGATCCCGACCTTTACAGAAGCCCTTTCTAAACACCTCAAACCCGAAGAGATATACCTCAAGCGGGGGGTGGCTCATTGGCAGCAGCAAGCCTTTGACGCAGCGCTGGCAGATTTTGATCAGGCAATTGCGCTCTGCCCCCATGACGCGCGAGCCTACGGCTATCGTGGCTTAGTATGCTATCAGATGGGCAATGAGGCGGAGGCGCTTAACGGTTGGGCGATCGCCTTAGAATATCAACCCAATGACGCAACTATCCGCTATAACCGGGGATTAGTTTACGCTCAAAAGCAGCAGCATGAAGCTGCCTTAGCCGACTTTGACATCGCCCTTGAGACCAATCCTCTGCTGGCAGAGGGCTATTTGCACCGAGGGAAAGTCAAGTATCAGTTGGAGGACATCATCGGGGCAGTTAAAGATTGGGAATTAGCCCTCTGTAATGATCTGAGACTGGAGGAAGCCCATCACCTCTTAGTCAAGCTGCGCCGCAGCGCAGAGGATGAAACCTTACAGAATCACTTTATAGATCTCTTACCCGAAGGATGCTCAGTCACCGTTGAGATGCAGGGAAGTTTACTGGTGCTATCGCTGCATCGACCGGTGGGGACTCCCATTAGTTATTTCAAGCTGCCTGAGGTTCTTCAGAAGCGATTGCTGGAGGTGCAGCTCCCAGGTGTTCGCAAGTTTCGCTTGGTGGCTAAAGCTGGGGACTCTTCGCTGTCAGAATGGGATCACACCTACGGAATTTATGACAAGGTTCCTTGCCCCCCCACCCATTGGCAAGCTGCATTGGCCACCACCCTATTGCTGTTTCCGCCCTTTGGTATCGTTGCCCTGGTTTATTCAGCGCAGGTGCGGCAGGCATATCAGCGTGGAGATTATCCCATCGCGGCTCGGTTATCTTACACCGTCAAAAAGCTCTGCTTTAGTAGCGGGGCCATTATGGGGTTAATGCTCTTTTTCTTGGCAAGTTATGGCGTCTATACCAATGTTGACGTCGAGTACCCGAACCCTTCCGCTAAAACGGCTTTTATCTCTGACTCAGACGCTGCTGAAGAGAAATTGTAG
- a CDS encoding ArsA family ATPase, whose product MELSQLTLVSGKGGVGKTTYACAIALSYALQHPDEQVLLLSTDPAHSLGDVLLLPVDDDERSHPDASNLQVRALDADRLLQTFKSRYGQVLETLVERGSFVEDDDLSPIWDMDWPGLNELMGLLEIQRLLRVGAADRVVVDMAPSGHTLNLLGLTDFLDIFLASLRLFQEKHRYLIETLSGQYTPDEADRFLDDMTTDLASGRSQLQDPQRTACWVVAIPEPLSIRETERFVTALEDLQIPLGGIVVNRLTGSVAQQKYLAEFAQIYPGTPVWGLPLQSQEPVGSQALQSLLAQLATAAAWRDRTITSIPLIWPIPVAPGFSDFIAEGRRLVLIGGKGGVGKTTVAAAIAWGMATRHPAAAVRVISIDPAHSLGDVFETPLHHAPTQLSDNLTAQEIDADTVLEQFRDDYLWELADMMSGDSGDGGDSGLQIAYGPQGWRQIVAQALPGIDEMLSLITVINLLAQDKTQFIVLDTAPTGHLLRFLEMPAALGDWLAWIFKLWIKYQDVVGRTELMSRLRTLRKQVMQAQRCLTDPAHTEFIGVVQDQSAILAEAQRLTQTLSTMEISQRYVVHNRHNPRQVLSDGLFPQQTIVRLPTLPESAPPHVQVEKAAHLLFTNG is encoded by the coding sequence ATGGAGCTAAGCCAACTAACGCTAGTGAGCGGCAAGGGAGGGGTGGGTAAAACCACGTACGCCTGCGCGATCGCCCTGTCCTATGCCCTTCAGCATCCGGATGAGCAGGTGTTGCTGTTGTCGACTGATCCAGCCCATTCGTTAGGCGACGTGCTGCTGCTACCTGTGGATGACGACGAGCGATCGCACCCTGATGCTTCTAATTTGCAGGTGCGTGCCTTAGATGCAGACCGCTTGCTGCAAACTTTTAAGTCTCGCTATGGCCAGGTTCTAGAAACCTTGGTTGAGCGGGGCAGCTTTGTGGAAGACGATGACCTCTCCCCCATTTGGGATATGGACTGGCCGGGGCTAAATGAACTGATGGGACTGCTGGAAATTCAGCGCCTTTTACGGGTTGGGGCAGCGGATCGGGTGGTGGTTGATATGGCCCCCAGTGGTCACACCCTCAACCTTCTGGGGCTGACAGACTTTCTAGATATCTTTTTGGCATCGCTGCGCCTCTTTCAAGAAAAGCATCGCTACCTGATTGAGACGCTGTCTGGGCAATACACCCCAGATGAGGCTGATCGCTTTTTAGATGACATGACCACAGATCTGGCATCTGGGCGATCGCAGCTACAAGATCCCCAACGCACTGCCTGCTGGGTGGTGGCCATTCCAGAACCCCTAAGCATCCGAGAGACAGAGCGGTTCGTCACAGCCCTTGAAGATCTCCAAATTCCCCTGGGGGGCATTGTTGTCAACCGACTGACAGGGAGTGTTGCCCAGCAAAAATACTTGGCCGAATTTGCTCAGATTTATCCCGGCACCCCAGTGTGGGGGCTGCCTCTGCAGTCGCAGGAACCGGTGGGAAGCCAGGCTTTGCAAAGCTTGTTGGCTCAACTCGCGACAGCCGCCGCCTGGCGCGATCGCACCATTACCTCGATTCCCCTGATATGGCCCATTCCGGTTGCCCCTGGTTTTAGTGACTTCATTGCAGAAGGGCGGCGGTTAGTGCTGATTGGCGGTAAAGGGGGGGTAGGCAAAACCACAGTAGCAGCGGCGATCGCCTGGGGCATGGCAACCCGTCATCCGGCTGCGGCAGTACGTGTCATTTCGATTGACCCAGCGCATTCCCTGGGAGATGTCTTTGAAACCCCTTTACACCACGCCCCCACGCAGCTAAGCGATAACCTCACGGCTCAGGAAATAGATGCTGATACAGTCCTAGAGCAGTTCCGCGATGACTATCTGTGGGAGCTAGCGGACATGATGAGCGGTGACAGTGGCGATGGTGGCGATAGCGGTCTGCAAATTGCCTATGGCCCACAGGGCTGGCGACAAATCGTGGCCCAGGCGCTACCCGGCATTGATGAAATGCTGTCTCTCATCACGGTCATTAACTTGCTAGCCCAAGACAAAACGCAGTTTATTGTGCTAGATACCGCCCCCACTGGGCATCTCTTACGCTTTTTAGAAATGCCTGCGGCTTTGGGAGACTGGCTGGCTTGGATTTTTAAGCTATGGATTAAGTATCAAGATGTTGTGGGGCGTACAGAGCTGATGAGCCGTCTGCGTACCCTTCGCAAGCAGGTTATGCAGGCTCAACGTTGTTTGACTGACCCGGCTCATACAGAATTTATCGGTGTCGTGCAGGATCAGTCAGCTATTTTGGCTGAGGCACAGCGCCTTACCCAGACACTCTCAACGATGGAGATCTCCCAGCGGTATGTGGTGCACAACCGCCACAACCCTCGGCAAGTCTTGTCTGACGGGCTGTTTCCCCAGCAAACAATTGTCCGTCTTCCCACCCTCCCCGAGAGTGCTCCCCCCCATGTTCAAGTTGAAAAGGCTGCGCATCTTCTCTTCACAAACGGCTAG